In one Solanum dulcamara chromosome 1, daSolDulc1.2, whole genome shotgun sequence genomic region, the following are encoded:
- the LOC129899502 gene encoding DNA-directed RNA polymerase III subunit rpc9-like: MKILEANAGALTNFEVLDFLRSRGAGRDPTRVIVPIAPSEFKVYDYLEQTAACNQTRQVIGEFLGKCESIKLTKAEILNIINIRPSSLVELYPIIEEYDTRFGEAAETMEEFVETVVQLLPPSPNQMQSEEGTATDEKEAPDGEKMETAPELDSKV, translated from the exons ATGAAGAT CCTCGAAGCAAATGCAGGTGCTCTCACAAATTTTGAGGTGCTTGATTTTCTACGCTCAAGAGGTGCAGGAAGAGATCCTACGCGGGTCATAGTTCCCATTGCGCCATCAGAGTTCAAG GTGTATGATTATTTAGAGCAAACTGCTGCTTGCAATCAGACAAGACAAGTGATTGGTGAATTCTTGGGAAAATGTGAAAGTATCAAACTCACGAAAGCTGAGATCCTTAACATCATCAATATCAGGCCATCTTCACTCGTTGAACTTTATCCG ATAATAGAGGAATATGACACGCGTTTTGGGGAAGCTGCAGAAACAATGGAAGAGTTTGTGGAAACTGTGGTGCAGCTGTTGCCACCTTCTCCAAACCAAATGCAGTCTGAAGAAGGAACTGCTACAGATGAAAAAGAAGCTCCAGATGGAGAAAAGATGGAGACTGCACCTGAATTAGACTCCAAAGTGTAA